Proteins from a genomic interval of Poecile atricapillus isolate bPoeAtr1 chromosome 1, bPoeAtr1.hap1, whole genome shotgun sequence:
- the POLR1D gene encoding protein POLR1D → MEEDPELERKAVEELLKEAKRGRTRAETMGAMGWLKCPLAGTNKRFLINTIKNTLPSQKEQDQEREQKEDDKESEPNKSRKEEKPKKRRIHPYTPSFQSRRRVSYSPPRHQSRNQHTKDKHEKRSSKR, encoded by the exons ATGGAGGAGGACCCGGAGCTGGAGAG GAAGGCCGTGGAAGAGTTACTTAAAGAAGCAAAACGTGGGAGAACCAGAGCTGAAACAATGGGAGCTATGGGTTG GTTGAAATGTCCTCTTGCTGGTACAAACAAAAGATTTCTTATTAATACCATCAAAAACACGTTGCCGTCTCAAAAAGAACAAGACCAAGAGCGTGAGCAAAAGGAAGATGATAAGGAGTCTGAGCCaaacaaaagcaggaaagaagaaaaaccaaagaaacGCAGAATTCACCCATATACACCCAGCTTTCAGTCCAGAAGGAGAGTCAGCTACTCTCCTCCAAGGCACCAGAGCAGGAACCAGCACACAAAGGATAAACACGAAAAGCGATCAAGCAAGCGATGA